A genomic segment from Paraburkholderia hayleyella encodes:
- a CDS encoding flagellin, which translates to MLSLHTNSAAMSIQRTLSNTRAAADTSMTRLGTGFRINSAKDDAAGLQIATRLMAQTRGMNVAMQNTQNATSMLQTADGAFSEVSNVLLRMKDLATQAADASSSAADKTAMQAEYDALGSELSNIMSNTSYGGEKLLNSGKLASKMTFQIGASKAETMDVNLSAHLTALGTSFTAVSKNYAATAQGDELTGSTAAEQIDKINTALSNLGTTRSAIGAAQNRLSHINNNLGNMASNTADAQGRIMDVDYASESANMTSKQILLQASSAMLKQSSSMSQMVLSLIQ; encoded by the coding sequence ATGTTGAGCTTGCACACCAATTCAGCCGCCATGTCGATCCAGCGCACCCTCAGCAACACACGGGCCGCAGCGGATACCTCGATGACCCGTCTGGGCACCGGCTTTCGCATCAACTCCGCCAAAGACGATGCAGCAGGCCTGCAAATCGCTACCCGCCTGATGGCGCAAACACGCGGCATGAACGTCGCCATGCAGAACACGCAAAACGCCACGTCGATGCTGCAAACCGCCGATGGCGCGTTCTCTGAAGTCAGCAACGTGCTGCTGCGCATGAAAGACCTCGCCACGCAAGCTGCAGACGCATCGTCGTCGGCCGCAGACAAGACCGCCATGCAAGCGGAATACGATGCGCTCGGCAGCGAACTATCGAACATCATGAGCAATACCTCATACGGTGGCGAGAAGTTGCTGAACAGCGGCAAGCTGGCATCAAAGATGACGTTTCAGATTGGCGCCAGCAAGGCCGAAACAATGGACGTCAACCTCAGCGCCCATTTGACGGCATTGGGCACATCGTTTACGGCCGTGTCCAAGAACTACGCGGCCACGGCACAAGGCGATGAATTGACAGGCAGCACAGCCGCCGAACAGATCGATAAGATCAATACCGCGCTCAGCAATCTGGGGACGACACGTTCGGCAATCGGTGCGGCGCAAAACCGTCTGTCGCACATCAATAACAACCTGGGCAACATGGCCAGCAACACCGCTGACGCTCAGGGCCGCATCATGGACGTCGATTACGCGTCGGAAAGCGCCAACATGACCTCCAAGCAGATTCTCCTGCAGGCCAGCTCCGCCATGCTCAAGCAAAGCTCCAGCATGAGCCAGATGGTGTTGTCGCTGATCCAGTAA